From the genome of Sulfitobacter sp. DSM 110093, one region includes:
- a CDS encoding MFS transporter codes for MAEITRRKRIWGWYFFDWASQPYNTLLLTFIFGPYFAQTATNALVEGGMDLSAAKAQAQAYWGYGLALAGIAIAILAPVLGAVADSSGRRMPWIWLFSAMYVVGAGALWWTAPADFSMLWALFFFGIGLIGMEFATIFTNAYLPELHHDADERGRISGDGWAFGYAGGVLALIAMIALFQSGANGRTMAGLTPLFGLDPSTKADTRIVGPMAAIWYAVFMIPFFLYIRDTPKPGAVRYRVGAGLSDLLRTLRGLPKHPSLLAYLGSSMFYRDALNGMYTFGGVYALGVLEWSIQEIGIFGILAAISGAVFCVLGGRIDRRIGPMPVIVACCIILIATACLIISLGPNSVMGVSLPEGSALPDILFYVAGASIGAAGGALQASSRNMLTRQGNPERMTEAFGLYALSGKATSFLAPALIGLTSDITGSQRLGITPVVGLFIIGLILLAWVKPKGDFAT; via the coding sequence ATGGCAGAGATCACGCGGCGCAAGCGCATCTGGGGATGGTACTTTTTCGACTGGGCCAGCCAGCCTTATAACACCCTGTTGCTTACCTTCATCTTTGGCCCTTATTTCGCCCAGACCGCTACCAATGCGCTGGTCGAAGGCGGGATGGACCTCAGCGCCGCCAAAGCGCAGGCGCAGGCTTATTGGGGTTATGGATTGGCGCTTGCGGGCATTGCGATTGCGATTTTGGCCCCGGTGTTGGGGGCTGTCGCGGATTCCTCCGGGCGGCGGATGCCTTGGATCTGGCTTTTCTCGGCCATGTATGTGGTGGGCGCAGGCGCGCTGTGGTGGACTGCCCCGGCAGATTTCTCAATGCTTTGGGCGCTGTTTTTCTTTGGCATTGGCCTGATTGGGATGGAGTTTGCCACGATCTTTACCAATGCCTATCTGCCCGAACTGCACCACGACGCGGATGAGCGGGGGCGCATTTCGGGCGATGGCTGGGCCTTTGGATATGCAGGTGGGGTACTGGCGCTGATTGCGATGATTGCCCTGTTTCAAAGCGGCGCGAATGGCCGCACCATGGCAGGGCTTACGCCGCTGTTCGGATTGGACCCATCGACAAAGGCTGACACACGCATCGTCGGCCCGATGGCGGCGATCTGGTATGCTGTTTTTATGATCCCCTTCTTTCTTTACATACGCGACACACCGAAACCCGGTGCTGTGCGCTATCGTGTGGGCGCGGGTCTGTCGGATTTGCTGCGCACTCTGCGCGGCCTGCCAAAGCATCCCTCATTGCTGGCCTATCTCGGCTCCTCCATGTTCTACCGCGATGCGCTGAACGGGATGTACACCTTCGGCGGGGTCTATGCGCTTGGCGTGCTGGAGTGGTCCATCCAAGAGATCGGCATCTTTGGCATCCTTGCTGCTATCTCGGGCGCTGTGTTTTGCGTGCTGGGCGGGCGGATCGACCGGCGCATCGGGCCGATGCCGGTGATCGTGGCCTGCTGCATCATTCTTATCGCAACGGCCTGTCTCATCATCTCTTTGGGGCCAAATTCGGTTATGGGCGTTTCTTTGCCAGAGGGGTCTGCCCTGCCCGATATCCTGTTCTACGTTGCTGGTGCATCCATCGGCGCGGCGGGCGGTGCACTACAGGCATCATCGCGTAACATGCTGACACGGCAGGGAAACCCTGAGCGGATGACCGAAGCCTTCGGCCTTTATGCGCTGTCGGGCAAAGCGACATCTTTCCTCGCGCCTGCGCTGATCGGGCTGACAAGTGACATCACCGGCAGCCAAAGGTTGGGCATTACCCCTGTTGTTGGGCTTTTCATCATCGGA